The following are encoded together in the Oryzias melastigma strain HK-1 linkage group LG17, ASM292280v2, whole genome shotgun sequence genome:
- the LOC112147084 gene encoding uncharacterized protein LOC112147084 has translation MDQSEDEFDDLIFLTDLFLEEIKSEQPPEAPPMTFIRCEEDEYGHPLPKRRRRGERRRPASSKRTPTVAPTPTLDPSFMPSTSGHQSVTETFQDKEVQDLLGPADDPTPSHWTARKASSLEKWTVLRPSMVNQLLMYEKPKEGHCHHCRSQVAAIMCRDCLPRPLHCASCDLTVHDRLVLHNRSSMIEGFYRPIPPTTFVKEEGGNFTYHEKVCFLPVILPRCDCSTGQTEVSAGKQVILIGMNGRYNLSLPKATCSCGKTWDAGIGDLVQSGYWPATVNFKTLYTLDLVAYYEDLKVTAPEMSRHAFVGMLEQRTKVFGRSGKICGDTMQKAFLQWSYAKVDVERLSQTNHFESPASTPSMLAVAEDGNHQSGPAIQPSPSSVGRHGLQNGEDHKKINIKGNSVDPIDL, from the exons ATGGATCAGTCAGAGGACGAGTTCGACGACCTTATATTTCTCACGGATTTGTTTTTGGAAGAAATTAAG TCTGAACAACCGCCGGAAGCACCCCCGATGACTTTTATTCGGTGCGAGGAGGACGAGTACGGACATCCTTTGCCAAAACGTAGGAGAAGGGGAGAGCGGCGGAGACCAGCTTCGTCCAAAA GAACTCCAACTGTGGCTCCAACTCCAACTTTGGACCCATCATTCATGCCGTCTACAAGTGGACACCAGAGTGTAACAGAAACTTTTCAAGATAAAG AGGTCCAAGACCTTCTGGGGCCTGCCGATGACCCCACTCCATCACATTGGACAGCTCGGAAAGCTTCCTCCTTGGAAAAGTGGACGGTGTTAAGACCTTCTATGGTTAATCAGTTGTTGATGTACGAGAAGCCAAAAGAGGGACATTGCCATCACTGTCGCTCTCAGGTTGCAGCAATAATGTGCCGCGACTGTTTGCCAAGACCACTTCATTGTGCGTCCTGTGATTTGACTGTACACGACCGCCTCGTGCTCCATAATCGATCATCAATGATCGAGGGATTTTACAGGCCGATACCACCAACCACTTTTGTCAAGGAAGAGGGAGGAAACTTCACATACCACGAAAAAG TGTGCTTTTTGCCTGTCATCCTCCCCCGCTGTGACTGCTCCACTGGTCAAACAGAggtttctgcaggaaaacaagTGATTCTGATTGGAATGAATG GACGATACAACCTATCCCTTCCAAAGGCCACGTGTTCCTGTGGAAAAACTTGGGATGCTGGTATTGGTGATCTGGTACAAAGTGGATACTGGCCAGCTACAGTCAACTTTAAGACTTTGTACACCTTGGATTTGGTCGCATACTATGAAGATCTGAAAGTTACTGCGCCGGAAATGTCACGGCATGCTTTTGTTGGCATGCTTGAACAGCGCACTAAAGTCTTTGGTCGA AGTGGTAAAATATGTGGAGACACCATGCAGAAAGCGTTCCTACAGTGGTCCTATGCAAAAGTTGATGTCGAGAGGCTGTCTCAGACGAATCACTTTGAGTCTCCAGCATCCACACCCTCCATGTTGGCTGTTGCAGAGGATGGGAACCACCAATCAGGACCAGCCATCCAACCTTCACCCTCATCAG TGGGACGACATGGTCTCCAGAATGGGGAggaccacaaaaaaataaacatcaaaggGAACTCTGTTGACCCGATTGACCTTTGA
- the LOC112147086 gene encoding uncharacterized protein LOC112147086 (The sequence of the model RefSeq protein was modified relative to this genomic sequence to represent the inferred CDS: added 159 bases not found in genome assembly) has translation MEEPAMQQEKIEASQEHGEDGGKADWKNDCSLSTFLKHSCLLCWSSPRDAADVMETDERILTKKAEIRVRRPQHLALELENAVTVESLELQEQQSDRKELEDTLVKLDKHKDKLIQQIKATRQLCYEESQQILSLQAEEVQKENQVEEYERELARARWRLKKLREEVKKAKKKVEEAGERDTPLQDSIRQSYEEILQEENTLCSLSGGMVTPESVLEQSASPADTTEDDPLPMRPWGRSQSLPAYADLIMAADGLPFCNNLASTREEQDSGTSSSKDRSDIEEETDEGELQIEGDPDRTDEDYAPNEGALGQLDFFQDNPFTHCQSDHYLFNEDLFPKTDSSGGFASDPFKGSNPFAADMLFSEENACCTDERIEGVCDEADTSLSCAENKASTGTQCFESEFPDEDSDIEISYSREDLDAIALAQDSQGFKPIQSSSEELAPEPVQGWRSKGQYSVESDPNGYELDLCPISPPSDIEENSLGSLGGDTTTGATALQQDWSADPFSAVPESNPDVPSEPYWTEATDLDQLHKLPSTDDAEHPDTVKDEHNNPVKAQNSLDSQNLGALPESGHSSFELSYEPTSQSSYDPYGFKLSPEHSSLTLLDPDEAQQSPESAENVMSFHHEALSSQSQIKFDPYSFDITASHPVHDSDPYGFKLSPEEENQEVLDLCDQDNLEVLGLSSHENDEKTEPFNNSNQGELKPFNCENQEVLEHCGQYLLDLEDCRNIPNQEVLGPLRLESSEQTVHENQQILDFGYENQEVVEPCSSTDNKELPEPCNYDTQEMIKLCSFGSEDLVNFSQPENQEVPDVESHENQEILDSNNKENQEVLVSDFNLGFHVPSCDENQELVDLHSHVNQEVLDLSSKENLPEANNNQYIVKPESNLYSSSNSSDSDLTSEDLERLELFSKSTSASNTRHSATHDMSFTAVSNTPPKQDSGMPTSRHHQTLMEGDLGSVFSAGGYISCSDVAEDLEPLDRRQRHPVAESVQPIKPVRPPRPSLRAKEEALSKGIDLK, from the exons ATGGAGGAGCCAGCAATGCAGCAAGAAAAGATAGAGGCATCACAGGAGCATGGAGAGGATGGCGGGAAGGCCGACTGGAAAAACGACTGCTCTCTTTCCACCTTTCTCAAGCATTCCTGCCTGCTGTGTTGGTCGTCTCCGAGGGATGCTGCGGACGTCATGGAAACAGATGAGAGAATCCTCACCAAGAAAGCAGAGATTAGAGTAAGAAGACCGCAGCACCTAGCACTG GAGCTGGAGAATGCCGTGACGGTGGAGAGCCTGGAGCTTCAGGAGCAGCAGTCTGACCggaaggagctggaggacacCCTGGTGAAGTtagacaaacacaaagacaagcTGATTCAGCAGATAAAAGCCACCAGACAGCTCTGCTATGAAGAAAGTCAACAG ATCCTGTCTTTGCAAGCGGAAGAAGTGCAGAAAGAAAACCAGGTGGAGGAGTATGAAAGAGAACTGGCCAGGGCGAGATGGAGACTGAAAAAGCTGAGGGAAGAAGTGAAAAAAGCCaagaagaaggtggaggaggcaGGAGAGAGAGACACGCCTCTGCAGGACTCAATTCGACAGTCATATGAGGAAATACTGCAg GCTGCTGATGGATTACCTTTCTGCAACAATCTAGCAAGCACTCGAGAAGAACAAGACAGTGGGACCAGTTCATCTAAG GACAGATCAGACATTGAGGAGGAGACAGATGAAGGAGAGCTCCAGATTGAAGGAGACCCAGACAGAACGGATGAAGACTATGCTCCCAACGAAGGAGCACTAGGCCAGCTGGACTTCTTCCAGGACAACCCGTTCACTCACTGCCAGAGCGACC ATTATCTCTTCAATGAGGACCTGTTCCCAAAAACCGACTCCTCTG GTGGATTTGCGTCTGACCCTTTTAAAGGAAGCAACCCCTTTGCTGCAGACATGCTATTTTCAGAGGAAAATGCCTGCTGCACCGATGAGAGGATAGAAGGTGTCTGTGACGAGGCGGACACCAGCCTGTCCTGTGCAGAAAACAAGGCTTCAACTGGAACTCAGTGCTTTGAGTCTGAATTTCCAGATGAAGACAGCGACATTGAGATCAGTTACAGCAGAGAAGACTTGGACGCCATTGCTTTGGCGCAGGATTCCCAGGGATTTAAACCGATTCAGAGCTCATCGGAAGAGTTGGCTCCAGAGCCAGTGCAGGGCTGGAGGTCTAAGGGTCAGTACTCTGTGGAATCAGACCCTAATGGGTACGAACTGGACCTTTGTCCTATCTCTCCACCTTCGGACATTGAGGAAAACAGTCTTGGATCTCTTGGAGGTGATACCACCACTGGGGCAACAGCACTGCAGCAAG ATTGGAGCGCCGACCCTTTTTCGGCTGTCCCTGAAAGCAACCCAGATGTTCCGTCAGAACCATATTGGACAGAAGCCACGGATCTAGATCAACTCCATAAATTACCCTCAACTGATGATGCAGAGCACCCTGACACTGTCAAAGATGAACACAACAACCCTGTAAAAGCCCAGAACTCTCTTGACTCCCAGAACCTCGGCGCCCTGCCAGAATCAGGTCACAGCAGCTTTGAGTTGAGCTATGAACCAACCAGTCAATCTTCCTATGACCCTTACGGGTTTAAACTGAGTCCAGAGCATTCTAGTCTGACCCTTCTAGATCCAGATGAAGCTCAACAGAGTCCCGAATCTGCTGAAAATGTTATGAGTTTTCATCATGAAGCCTTGTCTTCGCAGTCACAGATCAAATTTGATCCCTACAGTTTTGACATCACTGCCTCACACCCAGTGCATGATTCTGACCCTTACGGCTTCAAACTCAGCCCTGAGGAAGAGAACCAGGAGGTATTAGACCTTTGTGACCAAGATAACCTGGAGGTACTTGGACTCAGCAGTCATGAAAACGATGAGAAAACTGAGCCTTTCAACAACAGCAACCAAGGGGAGCTGAAACCTTTCAATTGTGAAAATCAAGAAGTGCTTGAGCATTGCGGACAATATCTCTTAGACCTGGAGGACTGCAGAAACATTCCAAACCAGGAAGTGCTGGGACCATTAAGACTGGAGAGCAGTGAGCAGACTGTTCATGAAAATCAGCAAATTCTGGATTTTGGCTACGAGAATCAAGAGGTGGTGGAGCCTTGCTCCAGTACAGACAACAAGGAACTACCAGAGCCTTGCAACTATGATACCCAAGAGATGATAAAACTCTGTAGCTTTGGAAGTGAAGACCTGGTGAACTTCTCACAGCCTGAAAATCAGGAAGTACCAGATGTAGAGAGCCATGAAAACCAAGAAATTCTGGAttcaaacaacaaagaaaaccagGAAGTACTTGTTTCTGATTTCAACCTGGGATTTCATGTTCCTAGTTGTGATGAAAATCAAGAACTAGTAGATTTACACAGCCATGTCAACCAGGAGGTTCTGGACTTGTCTAGTAAGGAAAATCTACCTGAGGCTAACAACAACCAATACATCGTTAAACCAGAAAGCAATCTTTATTCCTCCAGTAACAGCTCAGATAGTGATCTGACTTCAGAAGACCTTGAGAGGTTGGAGCTCTTTAGCAAAAGTACCAGTGCTTCCAACACCAGACACAGCGCAACACATGACATGAGCTTCACTGCTGTTAGCAATACACCACCCAAACAGGATTCAGGTATGCCCACTTCTCGACACCACCAAACCTTGATGGAAGGTGACTTAGGGTCGGTGTTCAGTGCTGGCGGCTACATCAGCTGTTCTGATGTAGCTGAGGACCTGGAGCCCTTGGACAGAAGGCAGAGACACCCAGTAGCAGAGAGTGTGCAACCAATCAAGCCAGTTAGACCCCCTCGGCCATCGCTAAGG GCCAAAGAAGAGGCTTTGTCGAAGGGCATCGACCTGAAGTGA